One part of the Xylanimonas allomyrinae genome encodes these proteins:
- a CDS encoding exodeoxyribonuclease VII small subunit, which yields MSSSPAPDLSALPDPAGLGYEQARDELVAVVQRLEAGGEPLEVSLALWERGEALAARCQQWLDGARERLATASGGVAQRQAEDEA from the coding sequence GTGAGCAGCAGCCCCGCACCTGATCTGTCCGCCCTTCCCGACCCGGCCGGCCTCGGCTACGAGCAGGCCCGCGACGAGCTGGTCGCCGTCGTGCAGCGCCTCGAGGCGGGCGGCGAGCCGCTCGAGGTGTCGCTCGCGCTCTGGGAGCGCGGCGAGGCCCTCGCGGCCCGCTGCCAGCAGTGGCTCGACGGCGCCCGCGAGCGCCTCGCGACGGCGTCGGGGGGCGTGGCCCAGCGGCAGGCCGAGGACGAGGCGTGA
- a CDS encoding carbonic anhydrase, giving the protein MPAPADPSPKVPATRTPADSWAALRAGNDRFVRGEPQHPSQSVDRRRELRASQHPHTVIFGCSDSRVAAELIFDQGLGDVFVVRTAGHVLDTTVIGSIEYGTELLGASLVVVLGHDSCGAIAATAHTLSTGEQPPGFVRAVVDRVIPSVAGITARAKSGGGGALFDPDALRTEHVRHTVEMLRGYSAALRERVEKGTLAIVGVEYDLAEGSARLVEVAGDVGEQPQAQGA; this is encoded by the coding sequence ATCCCGGCCCCGGCGGACCCGTCGCCCAAGGTCCCGGCGACGCGTACGCCCGCGGACTCCTGGGCGGCGTTGCGCGCCGGCAACGACCGGTTCGTGCGTGGTGAACCGCAGCACCCGTCGCAGAGCGTCGACCGGCGCCGCGAGCTGCGGGCGTCGCAGCACCCGCACACCGTGATCTTCGGCTGCTCGGACTCGCGCGTGGCCGCCGAGCTCATCTTCGACCAGGGCCTGGGCGACGTGTTCGTCGTCCGCACGGCCGGTCACGTGCTCGACACGACGGTGATCGGCTCGATCGAGTACGGCACCGAGCTGCTGGGGGCCTCGCTCGTGGTGGTGCTCGGGCACGACTCGTGCGGGGCGATCGCGGCGACGGCGCACACGCTGTCGACGGGCGAGCAGCCGCCCGGCTTCGTGCGCGCGGTGGTCGACCGCGTCATCCCGTCGGTCGCCGGCATCACGGCGCGCGCCAAGTCCGGCGGCGGCGGCGCGCTCTTCGACCCGGACGCGCTGCGCACCGAGCACGTACGCCACACGGTCGAGATGCTCCGCGGCTACTCGGCGGCGCTGCGCGAGCGGGTCGAGAAGGGCACCCTCGCGATCGTGGGCGTCGAGTACGACCTGGCCGAGGGCAGCGCCCGCCTGGTCGAGGTCGCGGGCGACGTCGGCGAGCAACCGCAGGCGCAGGGCGCGTGA